Proteins from one Thermostichus vulcanus str. 'Rupite' genomic window:
- a CDS encoding energy transducer TonB encodes MTSTLVEQRRREDESRNFFWMVALSLLLHLLLLLGFLYLGRLWLIREPEQEAIEFILLDPEDLEPPDEAELISDVDSRDGGERIEAPPSQGSPPQSQAAPPQEAPAPPPPQPQPPQPEQPAPVPPPPAPAEVALATPTPTPPPTPTPTPTPTPTPAPPQPTSTPTPAPPPPTPVPTPIPTATPPPVAAAPPATPPPTPPPTAEPLPVQPSERVSDLSQLAPVPPAPQPLPEAPPAQRPSDSSQLGPPVSASAPSDGAGVQGSGASGLANPTQSAPNPPSVAARANVDWGPWLAALQRKVEQNWIPGQTGTSRRTVVIFTVGRGGDLQNIRLGRTSGSQQTDDAALTAIQRAAPFLPLPEAYDGNSVTINFTFDINVLGQLTVGGSAN; translated from the coding sequence ATGACCAGCACTTTGGTTGAACAACGCCGCCGCGAGGATGAATCTCGCAACTTTTTTTGGATGGTGGCGCTGTCCTTGCTGCTGCATTTGCTGCTGTTGCTGGGATTCCTCTATTTAGGCCGTCTTTGGCTAATTCGAGAGCCAGAGCAAGAGGCCATTGAATTTATTCTTCTGGATCCCGAGGATCTGGAGCCACCGGATGAGGCTGAGTTGATTTCCGATGTGGATTCCCGCGATGGGGGTGAGCGTATCGAAGCGCCTCCCTCTCAAGGTAGCCCACCCCAATCCCAGGCCGCTCCTCCTCAAGAAGCCCCTGCCCCGCCCCCTCCGCAACCGCAACCGCCTCAGCCCGAGCAGCCGGCCCCTGTACCCCCACCGCCAGCCCCTGCTGAAGTTGCCCTGGCAACACCTACTCCAACACCCCCACCGACCCCGACCCCTACGCCCACCCCGACCCCCACTCCAGCGCCCCCTCAACCTACCTCAACCCCGACTCCGGCACCCCCGCCTCCCACCCCTGTCCCCACTCCCATCCCAACGGCGACTCCACCTCCTGTAGCGGCGGCTCCTCCAGCCACTCCGCCCCCTACACCCCCCCCAACTGCCGAGCCTTTGCCGGTGCAGCCGAGCGAGCGGGTTTCAGACTTAAGTCAATTGGCTCCCGTTCCGCCTGCTCCCCAACCGTTACCAGAAGCACCCCCAGCCCAGCGCCCCTCCGATTCTTCCCAATTGGGCCCGCCAGTCAGTGCCTCTGCTCCCAGTGACGGGGCGGGTGTTCAAGGCAGTGGGGCCAGTGGGCTGGCCAACCCCACCCAATCGGCTCCCAACCCCCCCAGCGTGGCTGCCCGCGCCAATGTGGACTGGGGCCCCTGGTTAGCGGCTCTGCAGCGAAAAGTGGAACAAAATTGGATCCCTGGTCAGACGGGAACTTCCCGCCGTACCGTGGTGATTTTCACGGTCGGTCGAGGTGGAGATTTGCAGAATATTCGTTTGGGGCGCACCTCCGGTAGCCAGCAAACCGACGATGCGGCGTTGACGGCAATTCAGAGGGCAGCCCCCTTCCTACCCTTGCCCGAAGCCTACGACGGCAACTCTGTCACCATCAATTTCACTTTTGATATCAATGTGTTGGGTCAGTTGACGGTGGGGGGATCCGCCAACTGA
- the fusA gene encoding elongation factor G → MARTVPLERVRNIGIAAHIDAGKTTTTERILFYSGLVHKIGEVHDGTAVTDWMAQERERGITITAAAISTRWVKRNPEDPSQPLPDAPEFTINIIDTPGHVDFTIEVERSMRVLDGVIAVFDSVGGVQPQSETVWRQANRYNVPRIAFVNKMDRMGANFLKVYGQLRDRLKANAVPIQLPIGAEDGFQGIVDLVRMQARIYMDEIGKDIRPAPIPEDMKELVAEYRAKLVEAVAETDEALMEKYFAEEDLSEADLMAGLRKGTISGQIVPMLCGSAFKNKGVQMLLDAVIDYLPAPIDIPAIKGLLPDGSEVSRHASDDEPFSALAFKLMSDKYGDLTFIRVYSGVLTKGTYVLNSTKNKKERISRLVVLKADERQDVDELRAGDLGAVLGLKDTTTGDTLCDENAPVILESLFIPEPVISVAVEPKTKADIDKLSKALQSLSKEDPTFRVAVDPETNQTIISGMGELHLEILVDRMLREFNVEANVGNPQVAYRETIRKPVNRVEGKFVRQSGGRGQYGHVVIDLEPAEPGTGFEFVSKIVGGVVPKEYVGPAEQGMREACESGVIAGYPLIDVRATLVDGSYHEVDSNEMAFKIAGSMALKEAVRRASPALLEPMMKVEVEVPEAFVGDVIGDINARRGQMEGMNTEGGISKVNAKVPLAEMFGYATDIRSKTQGRGTFTMEFSHYEEVPRSIAEAIIAKNKGNE, encoded by the coding sequence GTGGCACGCACAGTTCCCCTGGAACGAGTCCGAAATATTGGGATCGCGGCCCATATCGATGCAGGTAAAACCACCACCACAGAGCGGATTCTCTTCTACTCCGGTCTGGTGCATAAGATTGGCGAGGTTCATGACGGAACTGCTGTCACCGATTGGATGGCTCAAGAGCGGGAACGGGGCATCACCATCACCGCGGCTGCGATCAGCACCCGTTGGGTGAAACGGAACCCAGAGGATCCCTCTCAGCCCTTGCCGGATGCACCTGAATTCACCATCAACATCATCGACACTCCTGGGCATGTGGATTTCACCATTGAGGTGGAACGCTCCATGCGGGTGCTAGATGGAGTGATCGCAGTGTTTGACTCGGTTGGCGGCGTGCAACCCCAATCGGAAACTGTCTGGCGGCAAGCCAACCGCTACAACGTCCCCCGTATTGCCTTCGTCAACAAAATGGATCGCATGGGGGCCAATTTCCTTAAGGTTTATGGTCAACTGCGGGATCGCCTCAAGGCCAATGCGGTACCGATTCAGCTACCGATTGGGGCCGAAGACGGTTTCCAGGGCATTGTTGATTTGGTGCGGATGCAAGCCCGCATCTACATGGATGAGATCGGCAAAGACATTCGTCCGGCTCCCATTCCAGAAGACATGAAGGAGTTGGTGGCCGAGTATCGCGCCAAGCTAGTGGAAGCAGTGGCCGAAACTGACGAAGCTTTGATGGAGAAGTATTTCGCCGAAGAAGACCTCAGTGAAGCTGACTTGATGGCTGGCCTGCGCAAAGGGACGATCAGCGGCCAAATTGTACCGATGCTGTGTGGCTCTGCCTTCAAAAACAAAGGCGTGCAGATGCTGCTGGATGCAGTGATTGATTACCTACCTGCCCCCATCGACATTCCAGCGATTAAAGGCTTGCTGCCAGATGGCTCGGAAGTATCTCGTCATGCCAGTGATGATGAGCCGTTCTCCGCTTTGGCCTTTAAGTTGATGAGCGATAAGTATGGTGATCTTACCTTCATCCGCGTTTACTCTGGCGTACTAACCAAAGGTACCTACGTCCTCAACTCCACCAAGAACAAGAAGGAGCGCATCTCTCGCTTGGTTGTGCTCAAGGCTGACGAGCGCCAAGACGTGGATGAGCTGCGGGCTGGGGATCTGGGGGCGGTGCTGGGCCTGAAGGACACCACCACTGGCGATACCCTCTGTGATGAAAATGCTCCAGTCATCCTGGAGTCTCTGTTCATTCCCGAGCCGGTGATTTCGGTGGCGGTAGAGCCTAAGACCAAGGCTGACATCGACAAGCTCTCCAAAGCCTTGCAGTCTCTGTCTAAAGAGGATCCCACCTTTCGAGTAGCGGTGGATCCGGAAACCAACCAAACCATCATCTCTGGGATGGGTGAGCTGCACCTGGAGATCCTGGTGGATCGGATGTTGCGGGAGTTCAATGTGGAGGCCAATGTTGGCAATCCGCAGGTGGCCTACCGCGAAACCATTCGCAAACCGGTCAATCGCGTTGAGGGCAAATTTGTTCGCCAAAGTGGTGGTCGTGGCCAGTATGGTCACGTGGTCATCGATCTGGAGCCTGCTGAACCGGGAACTGGGTTTGAGTTTGTCTCCAAGATTGTGGGTGGCGTGGTGCCCAAGGAGTATGTTGGGCCTGCCGAGCAGGGGATGAGGGAAGCCTGCGAATCCGGTGTGATTGCGGGCTATCCCCTTATCGATGTACGTGCCACCCTGGTGGATGGTTCGTACCACGAGGTGGACTCCAACGAAATGGCCTTTAAGATCGCCGGTTCGATGGCTCTCAAGGAGGCCGTCCGCAGAGCTAGCCCCGCCTTGCTAGAGCCGATGATGAAGGTCGAAGTGGAAGTTCCCGAGGCCTTCGTGGGCGATGTGATTGGGGACATCAATGCCCGCCGTGGGCAGATGGAAGGGATGAACACGGAGGGCGGTATTTCCAAGGTCAATGCCAAGGTTCCTTTGGCGGAGATGTTTGGATACGCCACCGATATCCGCTCCAAAACCCAGGGGCGGGGCACCTTCACGATGGAATTCAGCCACTACGAGGAAGTTCCTCGCAGTATTGCCGAAGCCATCATTGCTAAAAACAAAGGAAATGAGTAG
- a CDS encoding phosphoribulokinase, translating to MVQRPIILGIVGDSAAGKTTLTRGIAQVLGEENVTVICTDDYHRYDRKQRAELGITALHPDCNYLDIMQQHLTLLRTGQPILKPIYNHSTGTFDPPEYIKPNKYVIVEGLLGYSTRGMRDSYDVKVYLAPPEDLRALWKIKRDTRKRGYSEEQVREELHKREPDSEAFIRPQRQWADVVVSFYPPPEGSNQDELLLNVRLVLRPTIPHPDFWQILNAGNSHLRSAIRLELDRDMGKPVDVLEIDGHATASQVVELERMLCNEIPYLGKFCSLDTNPSIGKLIGTTGELLQSYPLALTQLLITYHMLKAANIYQ from the coding sequence ATGGTTCAACGCCCAATTATTCTTGGCATTGTCGGCGATAGTGCTGCTGGAAAAACCACCCTCACCCGTGGTATCGCCCAAGTCTTGGGGGAAGAAAATGTCACTGTTATTTGCACCGACGACTACCATCGCTACGACCGTAAACAACGGGCCGAGCTGGGGATCACTGCCCTGCACCCTGATTGTAACTATCTGGATATCATGCAGCAGCACCTAACGTTGTTGCGTACCGGCCAACCTATTCTGAAACCGATATATAACCACAGCACTGGCACGTTTGATCCACCGGAATACATCAAGCCCAACAAATATGTGATTGTTGAAGGGTTGCTGGGCTATTCCACTCGTGGCATGCGGGATAGTTACGATGTCAAGGTTTACTTGGCTCCCCCAGAAGATCTGCGAGCTCTTTGGAAAATCAAGCGGGATACTCGCAAGCGGGGATACTCAGAAGAACAAGTGCGAGAAGAACTGCACAAGCGAGAACCGGATTCAGAAGCCTTTATTCGCCCGCAACGGCAATGGGCCGATGTGGTGGTTAGCTTTTACCCGCCTCCAGAGGGATCCAACCAAGACGAATTATTGCTGAATGTGCGTTTGGTGCTGCGCCCTACCATCCCGCACCCAGATTTTTGGCAAATTCTCAACGCCGGCAACAGCCACCTCCGCTCTGCCATCCGCCTCGAGCTGGATCGGGATATGGGCAAGCCTGTCGATGTGTTGGAGATCGATGGCCACGCCACAGCTAGTCAGGTGGTGGAATTAGAGCGAATGCTTTGCAATGAGATTCCCTATTTGGGCAAGTTTTGCAGTTTAGATACCAACCCCAGCATCGGCAAATTGATCGGCACAACCGGTGAGTTGCTGCAAAGTTATCCCCTCGCCCTGACGCAGTTGTTAATCACCTACCACATGCTCAAGGCTGCCAACATCTACCAGTAG
- the rpsG gene encoding 30S ribosomal protein S7: protein MSRRNRASHRDVPPDPKYGSRLVTMLIRKLMLRGKASLAANILYDAMAILQERTGEEPLPLVENAVRNATPLVEVKARRVGGATYQVPVEVRGERGTSLALRWLVNFSRTRPGRTMAAKLANELLDAANETGSTIRRREEMHRMAEANKAFAHYRY, encoded by the coding sequence ATGTCTCGCCGCAACCGTGCCTCCCACCGCGATGTCCCCCCGGATCCCAAATATGGAAGCCGACTGGTTACTATGCTGATCCGCAAGCTGATGCTGCGGGGCAAAGCCTCTTTGGCCGCCAACATCCTCTACGATGCCATGGCGATTTTGCAGGAGCGCACCGGTGAGGAACCATTGCCCTTGGTGGAAAATGCCGTTCGCAATGCAACCCCTTTGGTAGAAGTTAAAGCCCGCCGGGTGGGCGGAGCCACCTACCAAGTGCCAGTGGAAGTGCGGGGGGAACGTGGAACTTCACTGGCTTTGCGCTGGTTGGTGAACTTTTCCCGGACGCGCCCAGGTCGCACGATGGCTGCCAAGTTGGCCAATGAGTTGCTGGATGCTGCCAACGAAACCGGCAGCACGATTCGTCGTCGGGAGGAGATGCATCGCATGGCGGAAGCCAACAAAGCCTTTGCGCACTACCGCTATTGA
- a CDS encoding YkvA family protein, with translation MRATPFLYQGFRLGLRNPSLRPWILLGILAYLLSPIDLIPSVLPIVGEMDDLVLLGLLLTELAQMALGDPFRPQPQPNSPNRAEPTSNQTIDIQATSLDGDP, from the coding sequence ATGCGCGCCACCCCATTTCTGTATCAAGGCTTCCGACTGGGTTTGCGCAACCCCTCCTTGCGCCCCTGGATTCTGTTGGGCATTTTGGCCTATCTCCTCAGCCCCATTGATCTTATTCCTTCGGTCTTACCCATTGTTGGGGAAATGGATGATCTGGTTTTACTGGGCCTACTGCTGACGGAACTGGCCCAAATGGCCCTCGGGGATCCCTTTCGCCCTCAACCCCAGCCAAACTCCCCTAACAGAGCTGAGCCCACCTCTAACCAAACCATTGATATTCAAGCCACAAGCCTGGACGGGGATCCCTAA
- a CDS encoding Tab2/Atab2 family RNA-binding protein — protein MAQETRLASSGRGPIWQMDFTAVPLRDEQDRRVWELLVCDPSGQFRQAQYCSNQEVNSTWVAQQLRHYLEIAPQPPSAIRVFRARMSSILQRACDAVGIPMLPSRRVYTLNAWMRERAEQVYPNETQFRYCPEPLVEPEPPDPARLPDKLQGERWALVTLRAADLQEAESWPTEFGELFPVAWDTLAPDTIIPGLVITSRRALPMAAWMTGLEPAYLSVVQEQLILEAGLNDRYLFAPLKAEKLRAEAEGFAKRQHLAQGIHFLAIQTDLKAQSFAGFWLMQHP, from the coding sequence TTGGCACAGGAAACTCGCTTGGCAAGCTCCGGGCGTGGCCCCATTTGGCAAATGGACTTTACAGCCGTTCCGCTACGGGATGAACAGGATCGGCGGGTTTGGGAGCTGCTGGTGTGTGATCCGTCTGGTCAGTTTCGCCAAGCGCAGTATTGCAGCAACCAAGAGGTAAACAGCACCTGGGTGGCGCAACAGTTGCGGCACTATCTGGAGATCGCCCCCCAGCCTCCTTCCGCCATTCGCGTGTTTCGGGCCCGCATGAGTTCCATCTTGCAACGGGCCTGTGACGCGGTCGGGATCCCGATGTTGCCCAGTCGGCGTGTTTATACTCTTAATGCCTGGATGCGGGAGCGGGCAGAACAGGTGTATCCCAACGAAACCCAGTTCCGCTATTGTCCTGAACCGCTGGTGGAGCCGGAGCCGCCGGATCCCGCCCGCCTACCCGACAAATTGCAAGGGGAACGCTGGGCCTTGGTCACTCTACGGGCGGCAGATTTACAAGAAGCGGAGAGCTGGCCCACAGAATTTGGAGAGCTTTTCCCTGTTGCCTGGGATACCTTAGCGCCAGACACGATCATTCCCGGTCTGGTGATTACCTCTCGGCGGGCTTTACCTATGGCCGCTTGGATGACGGGGCTTGAACCGGCCTACCTCAGCGTTGTTCAGGAGCAACTGATCTTGGAAGCAGGTTTGAATGATCGCTATCTCTTTGCACCCCTGAAGGCGGAAAAACTGCGGGCAGAAGCTGAAGGCTTTGCCAAACGCCAGCACCTAGCCCAAGGGATCCATTTCTTGGCCATTCAAACCGATCTCAAAGCCCAATCCTTCGCCGGTTTCTGGCTGATGCAACACCCCTAA
- a CDS encoding ComF family protein: protein MGWLDWWILPPCPLCQRTAQAVFCQDCQRKLQADQVATWPIETTPWPLYAWGLHRGGLRRAIYQLKYEGQRRIGSVLGEWLGSCWRKHNRQRQPFTVLPIPLHQERLQQRGYNQAALISQAFCEQTGLRHLPQGLVRIRATAAQHELNPLQRQQNLLGAFALQSIPSTPVLLVDDIYTTGSTIRAAEQALATAGIPLVGVVVAARAQPAATQAQIPTPLWPTPLPLN, encoded by the coding sequence ATGGGATGGCTGGATTGGTGGATTTTGCCTCCCTGTCCACTTTGCCAACGCACTGCTCAGGCTGTGTTCTGTCAAGATTGCCAGCGCAAGTTACAGGCGGATCAGGTTGCCACTTGGCCCATAGAAACCACCCCCTGGCCTCTTTACGCCTGGGGGCTCCATCGAGGTGGATTACGTCGGGCAATCTACCAATTGAAATATGAAGGGCAACGGCGGATTGGCTCGGTGTTGGGGGAATGGCTGGGATCCTGCTGGAGAAAACACAACCGACAGCGACAACCCTTTACCGTTCTGCCAATCCCTCTCCATCAGGAGCGGTTGCAGCAACGGGGCTACAACCAAGCGGCTCTGATCAGCCAAGCCTTCTGCGAGCAGACAGGGTTACGCCATCTTCCCCAGGGGTTGGTGCGGATTCGCGCCACAGCAGCCCAACATGAACTAAACCCTCTACAGCGGCAACAGAATCTTTTGGGTGCCTTTGCTTTGCAAAGCATCCCCTCCACACCCGTATTGTTGGTAGATGACATTTACACCACCGGCTCCACCATCCGGGCAGCAGAACAGGCACTGGCAACTGCCGGGATCCCTTTAGTCGGCGTGGTGGTGGCGGCCCGAGCCCAACCTGCAGCGACCCAAGCTCAGATTCCAACGCCTCTCTGGCCTACTCCGCTTCCACTAAATTAA
- the dapB gene encoding 4-hydroxy-tetrahydrodipicolinate reductase, whose product MTELVNLDAATEASPIPVLVVGALGKMGREVVRTVAETPGMTLAGAVARAQVGFDIGEVLGLGSLGVEITDDLSGQLLKLSQNSNRGVMVDFTHPRSAFENIRSAIAFGVRPVVGTTGLNPEQVERLREFAEKSSMGCVIAPNFAIGMILLQQMAVQAAQYFDHVEIIELHHNRKVDAPSGTAAQTAQLLGRLGKDFNPPQVEEKEFLPGSRGGIPEHNIRIHSIRLPGLVAHQEVIFGGMGQTLTLRHDTTDRVAFMPGVILAIRRVLELKGLVYGLEHLLS is encoded by the coding sequence GTGACAGAGTTAGTCAATCTCGATGCAGCAACAGAGGCTTCCCCTATTCCAGTTCTTGTGGTCGGTGCTTTGGGGAAGATGGGGCGAGAGGTGGTGCGGACAGTAGCCGAAACCCCCGGAATGACCCTGGCAGGGGCGGTGGCTCGTGCTCAGGTTGGCTTTGATATTGGTGAGGTACTGGGTCTGGGATCCCTGGGGGTGGAGATTACAGATGATCTCTCAGGGCAGCTCCTGAAACTATCTCAAAACAGTAACCGCGGTGTGATGGTGGATTTCACTCATCCCCGTTCCGCCTTTGAAAACATTCGCTCAGCCATCGCTTTCGGAGTGCGTCCGGTGGTAGGGACAACGGGCTTAAACCCAGAGCAAGTGGAGCGGCTGCGGGAGTTTGCTGAGAAATCCAGTATGGGTTGTGTGATCGCGCCCAATTTCGCCATTGGCATGATTTTGCTCCAGCAGATGGCCGTTCAGGCAGCGCAATATTTTGATCATGTGGAAATTATTGAGCTGCACCACAACCGCAAAGTCGATGCTCCGAGTGGGACTGCAGCCCAAACGGCACAACTCCTGGGCCGACTGGGGAAAGACTTTAACCCTCCTCAAGTGGAAGAAAAGGAATTCCTGCCGGGTTCTCGGGGAGGGATCCCTGAGCACAACATCCGCATTCATAGCATTCGCTTACCCGGCTTAGTGGCTCATCAAGAAGTGATCTTTGGCGGCATGGGACAAACTCTCACCCTACGTCACGATACGACCGACCGCGTGGCCTTTATGCCGGGGGTGATTTTGGCCATTCGCCGGGTGCTGGAGCTGAAGGGGTTGGTTTACGGGCTTGAGCATCTGTTGAGTTAG
- the rpsJ gene encoding 30S ribosomal protein S10, which yields MATLTQQKIRIRLKAYDHRLLDTSCDKIVDTARRTEAVPVGPIPLPTRRRIYCVLRSPHTDKDSREHFETRTHRRIIDIYSPSSKTIDALMKLDLPAGVDIEVKL from the coding sequence ATGGCTACCCTGACCCAACAGAAAATCCGCATCCGCCTCAAAGCCTACGATCACCGGTTGCTAGATACCTCCTGCGACAAAATCGTGGATACAGCCCGGCGTACCGAGGCGGTGCCTGTCGGTCCGATTCCGTTACCCACCCGTCGTCGCATCTACTGTGTGTTGCGGTCTCCCCACACCGATAAAGATTCTCGGGAGCACTTTGAAACCCGTACCCATCGTCGGATTATTGACATCTACTCTCCTTCTTCCAAAACCATCGATGCTTTGATGAAGTTGGATCTACCGGCAGGTGTAGATATTGAGGTGAAGCTGTAG
- the tuf gene encoding elongation factor Tu: MARAKFERTKPHVNIGTIGHVDHGKTTLTAAITSTLSALGQATAKKYDEIDAAPEEKARGITINTAHVEYQTANRHYAHVDCPGHADYVKNMITGAAQMDGAILVVSAADGPMPQTREHILLARQVGVPSLVVFLNKEDMVDDAELLELVELEVRELLSNYDFPGDDIPIVKGSALKALEKMTANPKTQRGEDPWVDKIYELMDAVDSYIPTPERDVDKPFLMAVEDVFSITGRGTVATGRIERGKVKVGETVELVGLGDTRSTTVTGLEMFQKTLDEGIAGDNVGVLLRGIQKNEVERGMVLAKPKSITPHTNFESEVYILKKEEGGRHTPFFSGYRPQFYVRTTDVTGTIASFTADDGSQPEMVMPGDRIKMTVELIQPIAIEQGMRFAIREGGRTVGAGVVSKILK; this comes from the coding sequence ATGGCACGCGCTAAGTTTGAACGCACCAAACCCCACGTCAACATTGGCACCATCGGCCATGTTGACCATGGCAAAACCACGCTGACAGCTGCCATCACCAGCACCCTGTCGGCATTGGGACAGGCTACCGCCAAAAAGTACGATGAGATCGACGCAGCGCCGGAGGAAAAGGCTCGCGGTATCACCATCAATACCGCCCATGTTGAGTACCAGACTGCCAATCGTCACTATGCCCACGTGGATTGCCCTGGCCACGCTGACTATGTGAAGAACATGATCACGGGTGCGGCCCAAATGGACGGTGCCATTTTGGTGGTGTCTGCGGCAGATGGCCCTATGCCCCAAACGCGGGAACACATCCTGCTGGCTCGTCAGGTGGGTGTACCCAGCTTGGTGGTTTTCTTGAATAAAGAAGACATGGTGGATGACGCAGAGCTGCTGGAGCTGGTGGAGTTGGAAGTGCGAGAGCTGCTCTCCAACTACGATTTTCCTGGCGACGACATCCCGATTGTCAAGGGATCCGCCCTGAAAGCCCTGGAGAAAATGACTGCCAACCCCAAGACGCAACGGGGTGAGGATCCCTGGGTGGACAAAATCTACGAGTTGATGGATGCAGTGGACTCCTACATTCCCACCCCTGAGCGGGATGTGGATAAGCCCTTCCTGATGGCGGTGGAAGATGTCTTCTCGATTACCGGTCGGGGCACAGTAGCCACAGGCCGGATCGAGCGAGGCAAGGTGAAAGTGGGCGAAACGGTGGAATTGGTGGGTCTAGGCGATACCCGGTCTACCACGGTCACTGGTCTGGAGATGTTCCAGAAAACTCTGGATGAGGGCATCGCAGGGGATAACGTTGGTGTGCTGCTGCGCGGGATCCAGAAAAACGAGGTTGAGCGGGGTATGGTGTTGGCTAAACCCAAGTCCATTACTCCCCACACCAACTTCGAGTCTGAGGTGTACATTCTCAAAAAAGAAGAGGGAGGCCGTCACACCCCGTTCTTCTCCGGTTACCGTCCACAGTTCTATGTGCGTACTACCGATGTGACGGGTACCATTGCTTCATTTACCGCTGATGATGGATCCCAGCCAGAGATGGTGATGCCTGGTGACCGCATCAAGATGACGGTGGAGTTAATCCAGCCCATTGCCATTGAACAAGGGATGCGTTTCGCCATCCGCGAAGGTGGCCGTACAGTTGGAGCGGGTGTTGTCTCCAAGATCTTGAAGTAA
- a CDS encoding VOC family protein: MEPIRFHLAFPVADIPLTKTFYGEGLGCEIGRESPASVILNLYGHQLVAHLTHEELTPQRGIYPRHFGLIFSDQADWESLAARAQVRELPFYQEPRWRFVGSPLEHGTFFLQDPFYNLLEFKYYRHASAIFGERELALIGDREG, translated from the coding sequence ATGGAGCCGATCCGCTTTCATCTTGCTTTTCCGGTTGCGGATATTCCCCTGACCAAAACCTTTTACGGGGAGGGTTTGGGCTGTGAGATAGGCCGAGAAAGTCCGGCTTCTGTCATCCTCAACCTGTACGGACATCAGCTGGTAGCCCACCTCACCCACGAAGAACTCACCCCACAACGGGGCATTTACCCCCGCCACTTTGGCCTGATCTTCTCGGACCAAGCGGATTGGGAGTCCTTGGCCGCCCGTGCCCAGGTACGAGAGTTACCCTTCTATCAAGAACCGCGCTGGCGGTTTGTCGGCTCTCCGCTGGAGCATGGCACCTTCTTTTTGCAGGATCCCTTTTACAACCTGCTGGAGTTCAAATACTATCGCCATGCCTCCGCCATCTTCGGGGAGCGGGAATTGGCCTTGATTGGGGATCGGGAGGGTTGA
- the rpsL gene encoding 30S ribosomal protein S12 — MPTIQQLIREERSVATRKTKSPALKACPQRRGVCTRVYTTTPKKPNSALRKVARVRLTSGFEVTAYIPGIGHNLQEHSVVMIRGGRVKDLPGVRYHIIRGTLDAAGVKDRKQGRSKYGAKRPKPGQAAAPAGKKK, encoded by the coding sequence ATGCCCACCATTCAGCAACTGATTCGAGAGGAGCGCAGCGTCGCCACTCGCAAGACCAAATCTCCTGCACTGAAGGCCTGTCCTCAGCGCCGCGGAGTTTGCACCCGAGTGTACACGACAACTCCCAAGAAACCCAACTCAGCCCTGCGCAAGGTGGCACGGGTTCGCCTCACCTCGGGGTTTGAGGTTACCGCCTATATCCCTGGCATTGGCCACAACCTGCAGGAGCACTCCGTCGTCATGATTCGCGGTGGACGGGTTAAGGATCTGCCGGGTGTGCGCTACCACATCATTCGCGGCACCCTCGATGCGGCTGGGGTGAAAGACCGCAAACAAGGTCGCTCCAAATATGGGGCAAAACGGCCTAAACCGGGTCAAGCTGCAGCCCCTGCTGGCAAGAAGAAATAG
- a CDS encoding DUF423 domain-containing protein, whose product MNIFLALSGLFGGLGVGMGAFAAHGLRTYLSEGSLQLLETAVRYQMIHALALGLVAILLTRLPSAGVLWAAGWAFGAGVLLFSGSLYALAFTGIRWLGAITPVGGVAFLIGWACLALSARAVP is encoded by the coding sequence ATGAACATTTTTCTGGCTTTGTCTGGTCTTTTCGGGGGATTGGGGGTGGGCATGGGGGCGTTTGCCGCTCATGGGTTACGAACCTACCTCAGCGAGGGATCCCTGCAACTGTTGGAGACTGCCGTGCGCTACCAGATGATCCATGCGCTGGCCTTGGGATTGGTGGCGATCCTGTTGACACGGCTGCCCAGTGCAGGGGTGTTGTGGGCAGCGGGGTGGGCCTTTGGGGCGGGGGTGCTGTTGTTTTCTGGCAGTCTCTACGCCCTGGCTTTCACAGGGATCCGCTGGCTGGGGGCGATTACACCCGTAGGTGGAGTGGCTTTTTTAATCGGCTGGGCCTGTCTGGCGCTATCGGCTCGCGCAGTGCCGTGA